The genomic stretch GCGTTCACCAGTGGCTTGATCGACAAACGGGGCCGTGGCGTGGTGCCGGACCAGATCCTTGATCAGGCCAGCCAGCAGCTCGACACCCCCGTAGACTCCCCCGCAATTGCAAATTTCCTCGCAGAATTTATGAAGAAAGAGAGGACTTGATGTCATCTTGGCTAGACGACCTTCCCGAAGCGGCAAAGCTCTATCTGGAGGGCCGTCGTCTCGACGAAGTTGAATGCGTTATTTCGGACCTTCCCGGTATTGCCCGGGGCAAGGCAGTACCGGCATCCAAGTTTGCAAAGCAGGACTACTTTCACCTGCCCGACAGCATCTTTTACCAGACCATCACCGGCGATTGGGCCGAGGCTGCGGATGAGGATGGCTGGATCGAGAAGGACATGACCCTGCACCCCGATATGTCCACCGCTACGGCGGCGCCCTGGACCGGGGACTGGACCCTGCAGGTGATCCATGACGCCGTTGACCGTAACGGCGACCCGATCCCCTTTAGCCCGCGCAACGTGCTGAAGCGGGTGGTGCAGCTCTATCACGATCAGGGCTGGGATCCGGTTGTGGCACCGGAGATGGAGTTCTTCCTGGTGGCGCGCAACGTCGATCCTGCCAAAAAGATCGAGCCCATGATGGGGCGCTCTGGCCGCCCTGCTGCCGCCCGCCAGGCCTATTCGATGACGGCCGTGGATGAATTTGGCCCGGTTATCGACGATATCTATGATTTTGCCGAGGCCCAGGGGTTTGAAATCGACGGCATCACCCAGGAAGGCGGCGCCGGCCAGCTGGAGATCAACCTGCTACATGGTGATCCGGTCAAACTGGCGGATGAGGTGTTCTATTTCAAACGGCTGATCCGCGAAGCGGCGCTGCGCCATGATTGCTTTGCCACCTTCATGGCCAAGCCGATCGAGAATGAGCCCGGCTCGGCGATGCATATCCACCATTCTGTGCTGGACCGCAAAACCGGCAAGAACATCTTTTCCGCCGAGGATGAGTCCGAAACGGATGCGTTTTTCCACTTTATTGCCGGGCTGCAGAACCACCTGCCGGCAGGTATCGCGGTGATGGCACCCTATGTGAATTCCTACCGACGCTATGTCAAAGATCACGCCGCCCCAATCAATCTGGAATGGGCGCGCGACAATCGCACCACCGGCATCCGCATTCCGCTCTCTGGGGCTGCGGCACGGCGGGTTGAAAACCGCATTGCCGGCATGGACTGCAACCCCTACCTGGGCATCGCCGTCTCTCTGGCCTGTGGCTATCTGGGACTGAT from Phaeobacter sp. G2 encodes the following:
- a CDS encoding glutamine synthetase family protein produces the protein MSSWLDDLPEAAKLYLEGRRLDEVECVISDLPGIARGKAVPASKFAKQDYFHLPDSIFYQTITGDWAEAADEDGWIEKDMTLHPDMSTATAAPWTGDWTLQVIHDAVDRNGDPIPFSPRNVLKRVVQLYHDQGWDPVVAPEMEFFLVARNVDPAKKIEPMMGRSGRPAAARQAYSMTAVDEFGPVIDDIYDFAEAQGFEIDGITQEGGAGQLEINLLHGDPVKLADEVFYFKRLIREAALRHDCFATFMAKPIENEPGSAMHIHHSVLDRKTGKNIFSAEDESETDAFFHFIAGLQNHLPAGIAVMAPYVNSYRRYVKDHAAPINLEWARDNRTTGIRIPLSGAAARRVENRIAGMDCNPYLGIAVSLACGYLGLMEKTHPEKQFKGDAYEGEGDIPQVMGSALDLFDTATALHEVLGPEFARVYSIVKRAEYEEFLQVISPWEREHLLMNV